In Castanea sativa cultivar Marrone di Chiusa Pesio chromosome 6, ASM4071231v1, a single window of DNA contains:
- the LOC142639795 gene encoding uncharacterized protein LOC142639795: MLIIEGFNIRQILIDNGSFANIIYLLAFQQLKVDPKRLRPFESHLVSFSGDRVYPKGIVALTVTVGSHPQQVTCQLDFLVVDYSSLYNVITGRPTLNHWKLAASTYYLKVKFPMEYGVGEEEEKVETVELVDGELMKTTKIGTHLSAQMEKRLVQFLKSNLDIFAWSHEDMSGIATKIIQYHLNVAPEKKPIQ; the protein is encoded by the exons ATGCTTATAATAGAAGGATTCAACATTAGACAGATTCTCATAGATAATGGCAGTTTCGCAAACATTATATATCTCTTAGCTTTCCAACAACTGAAGGTAGATCCCAAAAGACTACGGCCCTTTGAATCACACCTTGTCAGTTTTAGTGGAGACCGAGTATACCCCAAAGGTATAGTAGCTCTGACGGTTACAGTGGGATCTCACCCTCAACAGGTTACCTGCCAGCTTGACTTCCTTGTGGTGGATTACTCGTCCTTGTATAATGTGATTACTGGAAGGCCCACACTCAACCACTGGAAGCTAGCAGCATCCACATACTACTTGAAGGTGAAGTTCCCAATGGAATATGGTGTGGGCGAG gaggaggagaaagtGGAAACCGTGGAACTGGTAGACGGGGAATTGATGAAGACTACAAAGATAGGGACGCACTTGAGTGCTCAGATGGAGAAGAGGCTAGTCCAATTTCTTAAGAGCAATTTGGAcatttttgcatggagtcatgaagacatgtcAGGCATAGCAACCAAAATCATCCAATACCATCTGAACGTAGCCCCAGAGAAGAAGCCCATCCAATAA
- the LOC142639796 gene encoding uncharacterized protein LOC142639796, producing MDKCLPFFKILKQAFTWTEEYGKAFQELKYFLSNPTLLSSLKEGENLFLYLAVSAIAVSAALIYEENKVQLLVYYVSQAFQGAEAKYPQIEKIVFALIIASCKLRPYFQANPILALADFLAEFIILEEKEIQDGLDRWTIQTDGSSTRKIGEVGVIVNTHKGDVLRYGVQLQFPATNNEAEYEAILTRLKIGKALRAKNLHLQSESKLVIGHIKGEYEAKEDRMQKYLRLMNHLTQEFD from the exons ATGGACAAATGCCTACCATTCTTCAAAATCCTGAAGCAAGCTTTTACCTGGACAGAGGAGTACGGAAAAGCTTTCCAGGAATTGAAATACTTCCTAAGTAACCCCACACTCCTAAGCTCGTTGAAGGAAGGGgaaaatctgtttttgtatttAGCAGTGTCAGCCATCGCTGTGAGTGCGGCTTTGATTTATGAAGAGAATAAAGTGCAGCTCCTAGTTTACTATGTCAGCCAAGCTTTCCAAGGAGCTGAGGCAAAGTATCCACAGATTGAGAAGATTGTCTTTGCCCTAATTATCGCCTCTTGTAAACTACGTCCTTACTTCCAGGCAAACCCTATTTTG GCATTAGCAGACTTCCTCGCCGAGTTCATAATTCTAGAAGAAAAGGAGATCCAAGATGGGTTGGATAGGTGGACAATCCAAACTGATGGGTCATCAACCCGAAAAATAGGGGAAGTAGGGGTCATCGTCAACACTCATAAAGGAGACGTCCTCAGGTATGGAGTGCAACTCCAATTCCCtgccaccaacaatgaagcagAATATGAGGCCATATTGACGAGGCTTAAGATCGGGAAGGCTTTGCGTGCCAAAAACTTACACCTTCAAAGCGAATCTAAACTGGTGATAGGACATATAAAGGGTGAATATGAAGCAAAAGAAGACAGGATGCAGAAATACCTCAGGCTGATGAACCACCTAACCCAAGAGTTTGATTGA